A window of the Bufo gargarizans isolate SCDJY-AF-19 chromosome 1, ASM1485885v1, whole genome shotgun sequence genome harbors these coding sequences:
- the LOC122924978 gene encoding zinc finger protein OZF-like isoform X1, which translates to MLALDYKVEDEDSMQHFSAESHITFNVHPGIHSTDLSYNPPNHEEPSPDQSKIVTTNIGQKGGERFQCGKQFTKSSSLSTHKIIHTEEKPYSCSKCGKCFTEESTLVIHERNHTGEKPFSCSHCGKCFKRKSILVAHVRIHTGEKPYSCSECGKWFTRKSDLVTHKRSHTGEKPYSCSECGKCFTWKSNLSIHKRSHTGEKLYSCSECGKCFTQKSNLISHEKSHAGEKPFSCSECGKCFTHRSHLVRHERIHTGEKPYSCSECGKCFTHKSDLAKHQRFHTGEKPYSCLECGKCFAQKSDLITHERIHTGEKLYSCSECGKCFTQKSNLLTHVRFHTGEKPYSCSECEKSFTHKSDLVIHKRSHTGEKPYSCSICGKCFTHKSHLVRHERIHTGEKPFSYT; encoded by the coding sequence ATGTTAGCTCTAGATTATAAAGTGGAAGATGAAGACAGCATGCAGCACTTTTCAGCAGAAAGCCATATTACCTTTAATGTACATCCAGGAATTCACAGTACAGATCTGTCATATAATCCTCCTAATCAtgaggaaccttctcctgaccaatcaaAGATTGTTACCACAAATATAGGTCAGAAAGGAGGTGAAAGGTTTCAGTGTGGTAAACAGTTCACTAAAAGCTCAAGTCTTTCTACACACAAAATAattcacacagaggagaagccatacTCCTGTTCAAAATGTGGGAAGTGCTTTACAGAGGAATCaactcttgttatacatgagagaaatcacacgggggagaagccgttttcatgttcacattgtgggaagtgttttaaacGGAAATCAATTCTTGTTGCGCATGTGAgaattcatacaggagagaagccatattcatgttcagaatgtgggaaatggttTACAcgaaaatcagatcttgttacccacaagagaagtcacacaggagagaaaccatattcatgttcagaatgtgggaaatgttttacatggAAATCAAATCTTTCTATAcataagagaagtcacacaggggaaaagctatattcatgttcagaatgtgggaaatgttttacacagaaatcaaatcttattTCACATGAGAAAAGTCAtgcaggagagaagccattttcatgttcagaatgtgggaaatgttttacacacagatcacatcttgttagacatgagagaattcacacaggagagaaaccatattcctgttcagaatgtgggaaatgttttacacataaatcagatcttgctaaacatcagagatttcacacaggagagaaaccatattcatgtttagaatgtgggaaatgttttgcacagAAATCAGATCTcattacacatgagagaattcacacaggagagaagctatattcatgttcagaatgtgggaaatgttttacacaaaaatcaaaTCTTCTTACACATGTGagatttcacacaggagagaagccatattcatgttctgaatgtgagaaAAGCTTTACacataaatcagatcttgttatacataagagaagtcacacaggagaaaagccatattcatgttccatatgtgggaaatgctttacacataaatcacatcttgttagacatgagagaattcacacaggagagaaaccattttcatatACTTAA